DNA from Syntrophorhabdaceae bacterium:
GATGAACAGAAAGAGAAATACCTGCCGGGACTGATCGCAGGTACGAGCGGGGGATGCTTCGCAATTACCGAACCCAATTCAGGATCCGACGCGGCCAGTATGAGAACCACGGCCACGGATGTGGGCGATGGTTATGTCTTGAACGGCACCAAAACCTGGATATCCGGTGTGCCCTATTGTGGCTGCGGTATTGTTTACGCGTACACGGATAAATCGCTCAAGCACAAAGGCATATCCGCCTTTATCGTCGATTTCAATACGCCCGGTATAACCCAGAGGGCGATCACGACTAAACTCGGTCTTCACTGTGCCCCAACGGGTGAGATTTTCTTCGAGGAGGCCAAGATCCCAAAGAGCGCCCTTGTTGGAAAGCTCGGTCAGGGTTTTGCGATCTGTATGACCATGCTTAATTTTACGCGATTGAGCTCGGCTGCGAGGGCTATCGGTTTGGCCCAGACCTGTATCGAAGAAGCATGTAAATACGCCAATGAAAGAGAGCAGTTCGGTCATCCCATCGGTCAGGAACCCATGGTTCAGGAACAGATCGGGAGAATGTATGTGGAGCATGAAGCGGCGAA
Protein-coding regions in this window:
- a CDS encoding acyl-CoA dehydrogenase family protein — encoded protein: MEFKFSAELESMRKMAYDFAVKNIKPTMEEDEKEHKYRPEIMKKMGDQGMFGCIAPEQYGGLGLEEGNMAATLMATELARVSPSWGLPFNLQMNGPQNVLLKFGNDEQKEKYLPGLIAGTSGGCFAITEPNSGSDAASMRTTATDVGDGYVLNGTKTWISGVPYCGCGIVYAYTDKSLKHKGISAFIVDFNTPGITQRAITTKLGLHCAPTGEIFFEEAKIPKSALVGKLGQGFAICMTMLNFTRLSSAARAIGLAQTCIEEACKYANEREQFGHPIGQEPMVQEQIGRMYVEHEAAKLLVYKAAWQKDQGLNNTLETSMAKYYAAESANFCASEAVKIFGSYGFSSEYPVERLFRDAKSYQIVEGTSNIQKMIIAGFALGYRKS